In Corylus avellana chromosome ca2, CavTom2PMs-1.0, the following proteins share a genomic window:
- the LOC132170953 gene encoding uncharacterized protein LOC132170953: protein MAFLSLSPHPPNPPQNPSPATIKPTSLTASKPTASTTSKRHFLLKTTSLFIISLTPAYPLAHSSAEPSLPPKPALSGIANTKSWFQFYGNGFAIRVPPQFEDITEPEDYSAGLSLYGDKVKPKTFAARFASPDGSEVLSVVIRPTNQLKITFLEAKDVTDLGSLKEAAKIFVPGGSNLYTARTIKIKEEEGLRTYYFYEFSRDEQHVALVAAVNSGKAIIAGVTAPQSKWDDDGVKLRSAAISLAVL from the exons ATGGcctttctctccctttctccacACCCACCAAACCCTCCCCAAAACCCCAGCCCTGCCACCATAAAACCCACTTCTCTCACAGCTTCCAAACCCACCGCTTCCACCACTTCCAAGAGGCACTTTCTCCTCAAAACCACTTCACTTTTCATCATTTCCTTGACCCCAGCATACCCACTTGCCCATTCTTCAGCTGAACCTTCACTGCCTCCGAAACCGGCTCTTTCCGGCATTGCAAACACCAAGTCTTGGTTCCAGTTCTATGGTAATGGGTTCGCAATTCGGGTGCCGCCACAGTTTGAGGACATCACGGAGCCCGAG GATTACAGTGCTGGATTGTCTCTATATGGAGACAAGGTAAAGCCTAAGACCTTTGCGGCAAGATTTGCATCACCAGATGG ATCTGAAGTTTTGAGTGTTGTCATTCGCCCAACCAATCAACTCAAGATCACCTTTTTAGAG GCCAAAGACGTTACTGATTTAGGTTCTTTGAAGGAGGCTGCAAAAATTTTTGTTCCAG GTGGGTCCAATTTATACACTGCAAGAActataaaaataaaggaagaggAAGGTCTCAG GACTTACTACTTCTATGAGTTTAGTAGAGATGAACAGCATGTAGCCCTAGTAGCTGCTGTTAATAGTGGAAag GCAATTATTGCTGGAGTAACTGCCCCACAGTCTAAATGGGACGATGATGGAGTCAAGCTTCGGTCTGCTGCTATATCACTAGCAGTTCTCTAG